A window of Amycolatopsis australiensis contains these coding sequences:
- the nuoI gene encoding NADH-quinone oxidoreductase subunit NuoI has protein sequence MGFLDPVKGFGVTFGMMFKKVATEEYPEAGAPAAPRYHGRHQLNRHPDGLEKCVGCELCAWACPADAIFVEGGDNTEEARYSPGERYGKDYQINYLRCIGCGLCIEACPTRSLTMINFYELADDDRQRLIYTKEDLLAPLLPGMEQPPHPMRLGENEQDYYVNGPELARGEGVK, from the coding sequence ATGGGGTTTCTTGATCCCGTCAAGGGCTTCGGCGTCACGTTCGGGATGATGTTCAAGAAGGTCGCCACCGAGGAGTACCCGGAGGCCGGCGCGCCGGCCGCGCCGCGGTACCACGGGCGGCACCAGCTGAACCGCCACCCGGACGGCCTCGAGAAGTGCGTCGGCTGCGAGCTGTGCGCGTGGGCGTGCCCGGCGGACGCGATCTTCGTCGAGGGCGGTGACAACACCGAGGAGGCGCGGTACTCGCCCGGCGAGCGGTACGGCAAGGACTACCAGATCAACTACCTGCGCTGCATCGGCTGCGGCCTGTGCATCGAGGCGTGCCCGACCCGGTCGCTGACGATGATCAACTTCTACGAGCTGGCCGACGACGACCGCCAGCGGCTGATCTACACGAAGGAGGACCTGCTCGCCCCGCTGCTGCCCGGCATGGAGCAGCCGCCGCACCCGATGCGGCTCGGCGAAAACGAGCAGGACTACTACGTCAACGGCCCCGAACTGGCACGCGGGGAGGGCGTCAAGTGA
- the nuoH gene encoding NADH-quinone oxidoreductase subunit NuoH codes for MTPLLTDAAVGSVPDAATRAALLADDPFWLILLKCVVILLIGPIMTIFLIVWERKAVGRMQNRPGPNRVGPGGYLQSLADAIKLPFKEQIIPDTADRKVYFLAPVLSAIPALIALSAIPFGPVVSIFGERTVLQLLDLPVSALVILACSSIGVYGIVLAGWSSGSPYPLLGGLRSAAQVISYEIAMGLSIVAVILQAGSLNLADIVGAQHKVWFLVLVPSFVIYLISMVGETNRAPFDLPEAESELVGGFHTEYSSMKFAMFFLAEYVNMVIVSAFATTLFLGGWMAPWPLSLIDNNVLNTGWWPVLWFFAKMFILLFGFIWLRGTLPRLRYDQFMRLGWKVLVPLNLVWIVMVTFAKTIHWTRLTIAIAMIAIVFLIMLFFWVRASGREEPSETVPVTGGGFPVPPLDLKVPQTTPRQKALAKAEAKAARRKPAAVGTAKEGAQDGVS; via the coding sequence ATGACCCCGCTGCTGACCGATGCGGCCGTCGGTAGCGTCCCGGACGCGGCGACGCGGGCGGCGCTGCTGGCGGACGACCCGTTCTGGCTGATCCTGCTCAAGTGCGTGGTCATCCTGCTGATCGGGCCGATCATGACGATCTTCCTGATCGTCTGGGAGCGCAAGGCGGTCGGCCGGATGCAGAACCGGCCGGGCCCCAACCGCGTCGGCCCCGGCGGCTACCTGCAGTCGCTGGCGGACGCGATCAAGCTGCCGTTCAAGGAACAGATCATCCCCGACACCGCCGACCGCAAGGTGTACTTCCTCGCGCCGGTGCTCTCGGCGATCCCGGCCCTGATCGCGCTGTCGGCCATCCCGTTCGGCCCGGTCGTGTCGATCTTCGGCGAGCGGACCGTGCTCCAGCTGCTGGACCTGCCGGTCAGCGCGCTGGTGATCCTGGCCTGCTCCTCGATCGGCGTCTACGGCATCGTGCTCGCCGGCTGGTCGTCCGGCTCGCCGTACCCGCTGCTCGGCGGCCTGCGCAGCGCGGCGCAGGTGATCTCCTACGAGATCGCGATGGGCCTGTCGATCGTCGCGGTGATCCTGCAGGCCGGGTCGCTGAACCTGGCCGACATCGTCGGCGCGCAGCACAAGGTGTGGTTCCTCGTCCTGGTCCCGAGCTTCGTGATCTACCTGATCTCGATGGTCGGCGAGACCAACCGCGCTCCCTTCGACCTCCCCGAGGCCGAGTCGGAGCTGGTCGGCGGCTTCCACACCGAGTACAGCTCGATGAAGTTCGCGATGTTCTTCCTCGCCGAGTACGTCAACATGGTGATCGTCTCGGCGTTCGCGACCACCCTGTTCCTCGGCGGCTGGATGGCGCCGTGGCCGCTGTCGCTGATCGACAACAACGTCCTCAACACCGGCTGGTGGCCGGTGCTGTGGTTCTTCGCGAAGATGTTCATCCTGCTGTTCGGGTTCATCTGGCTGCGCGGCACGCTGCCCCGCCTGCGCTACGACCAGTTCATGCGCCTGGGCTGGAAGGTCCTGGTCCCGCTGAACCTGGTGTGGATCGTCATGGTGACCTTCGCGAAGACGATCCACTGGACACGGTTGACGATCGCCATCGCCATGATCGCGATCGTGTTCCTGATCATGCTGTTCTTCTGGGTCCGCGCGTCGGGCCGTGAAGAGCCCAGCGAAACCGTGCCCGTGACCGGCGGCGGTTTCCCGGTCCCGCCGCTGGACCTCAAGGTTCCGCAGACCACCCCGCGTCAGAAGGCTTTGGCCAAGGCCGAGGCGAAGGCGGCCCGCCGCAAGCCGGCAGCCGTCGGTACCGCAAAGGAAGGAGCGCAAGATGGGGTTTCTTGA